In the Ptychodera flava strain L36383 chromosome 1, AS_Pfla_20210202, whole genome shotgun sequence genome, TGAGGGTTTGTTAACGGCAACACAGTCCTCTTTTACGCCTTGGCTAACATATGTTAGCACGGAAGCTAAAAAGACCCCTGTCACGCTCCTTGAGGCTTTACCGGATTTTTGCGTCACTTATGTCTTCAAACGCACATACcacagtactgtaaatttcccataattcattacgAATTTAATCCTCTAAGATTCCTCAGtggtctaccatgtctcccatgtttggaaaattcataaactagttgtaaaaattctgaaaacgtacttttaaggaattctcattttaaatgatttggaaaattatgcatgattGACAGAGGAgacagcatttttgtaaaattttccaatgattgtgtcttcagccgtacagaataatgtgatggaaagtgcggagactagttgcacccgttttatgaaataaaaggatattgattttttccaatggaaatgaccAAAGAAATTTGAATTCTACGTTTTCTCAGATAAGAGAATgacccttcagttcgtcattaCTTACTGcccaaaagtatggcatttttAGTATctacagaatgtgacttttattgttctttaatggttatttggaaactttcactgaaatacttttactagataatatttatcaatcattctgatgctgcacattattgcttttatagaGAACTGAAAGAGTTTTtcgaaaagtaaccttcaatgatacaaatcaaagaaaattgtaggtaatttattgtactgtgatgCGGTCGTCTCATGATACTGAACATACTACATACTGATGCTTGTCACTTAATTTGAAGAATCGAATAATAGCTCATGTTTGTAGAAACAGATTTATAGTAAAGTGAGAATTATTCGACAGGGTCAGCAGATTATAACGAGAGCTCGTCATTAGCGGAAATCAGTTTGCATTATGGCATAATGCAAATAATACATTGAGTCGGAAAAATTTGTGTTGTTTTATCATGCAGGTGAGGACAACAATTTAGCAACTGGGAAATCGGCATTTCAGAGCAGCGACCACGATGCAATGGGCGTAGCATCTCGCGCCATCGACGGTGACAAGAACGGTATCTACGAGGGAGGGAGCTGCTCACACACACGCTGGGATTTTGAACCTTGGTGGAAAGTTGATCTGCTGATGACGTACCGAATTATTAGAGTACACATTGTAAATCGAGACGATACCTGCTGTTGTAAGTTGCGTAAACTTTCTTAATGTCCATCACATGTGTATGTTAGATTTACATGTATCATGATGGTGACATGAGTCCACTGCAAAGGTTCTGTCATTAGCCAATGCGTGATGAAAGCAATATTTCAGTTGAAACATTCTGTTTCTATGTGTGTGACAAAGAACCTTCATTCTTTCGAATTATGCTTggttgtgtgtatgtgtgtgtaagtACATATAATTGTTTTTCCCTACTGCCGTAAGCACTATACTATAAAGCATCTTTAGTATTGCAACATGATGACCACTAACGCTTTCTACACGAATTTGTCGTCGAAAAATTCAACAAGTGAGGACAAGAACAGCAAATACTTATACATGTAAAGGTCACTGAAGTTAAACTTACAGAGCAAGTACAAGTATTTTGCAGACGATCTTAAGTGGCCGCCGCCGATGAAGTAAAACCACTTTGTACGTTTGATTCAATGAGACATTGCGAAAGTTTTGTAATCAATGACATTTAAAGAATACTTTCCAAACGATTGTTCGATCGACCCCCGCCGAAACAAATTGTATCGCAGATGATTATTTGCTGTATGCAACAGTACGCGGTCAGTTGTCTGATCGTCGCCATTGAAACAAAATTATGTTGCAGACGATCGCTTGATTGGCGCCGTTGTGAGGGCGGGAAACGATGAAGATCATCTACAGAATCCGATTTGCGGAGAACCGATTGGCCTCGACAACAGAGGCGAGATTGTTATCAATTGTCCTGGGAGAATGCTTGGAAGATACGTTAGTGTTGATATACCTGATCGCACTGACCCGCTGTCGATTTGCGAAGCCGAAGTTTACGGACAAGGTAACGACGTTGTTGTTTTGAATTAGTGTGTAACTATTTGATGATGCATGTGCATCCAGAATTATAACTGTTGGAGGCTCTTCTCGCATTTTCACTGACATCAGTATTTAACAAAGGAAGGAGCCCTATGGTTTgctttattgttgttttggGTCGTAAAAAGATGCTCCAAATTCAGACTGAGATATCCCGGATGAGCTTGATTGTCAACAAAACACGCCAATGCAGTTAAATCTTGCAGACTATTCTGTATTCTGCTATTTTAATTTGTTCAGCAATCAGTTGCTTATGACATTAATGGCAATGGCGTATACACATCTTATCTTACCCAAAATGCTATCTTTTCCAGATATAAGGAATTGCTCAGACGGAGATGCTGCAGAATTTGAAAACTTGCCTTGTTGTCCGGGTTATGAACATCAACAAAGCAAATGTGTTGGTATGTTACCTTGTTCATGTACATGAGATTGACTTTGGTCTCAGTTCATCAAACATCAAATCAATCACATCTAGGCAGAGAGCACTTCTTTCAATGTCTATGATGCAATCAAATTGTATGGGGTTCGACTGTTTGAAGTCTgatatattaaggtagaatgcgcctcggggtaTTCCCACCTCCCACTCTAAAACCTTTAGCATTATTTTCTGATCCATCAATTGTagtgtttcattttaaagctctcggtgtaagaaaaaaatttcaccgtcttagtttgtCGAAAATTGacgattttattttactttagtttagtttattttattttattttatttcattttcaatggtGAGAGGGTATATACATATCTATTACGAAAactaaaatgcaatgatataaaCAAATGTTAGTCAAGAAGTCTCAGAGACCATATGCCTGTAAGATTTTTCCAACTACATGTAATAAATTCACCGTATTGTTGTTCGAGGAATAACAGTTTTTCTTATCAGAGTAaactcagggatggcggccattttgaacttgagATATCGATAAATCTCCAGTaagttgtttctcttgtaccaacaTTTCAACGGTgactccgatttttattcttgattttgaaagaaaattattatggttaaaatatcaaattgaagaaagtttgaccgCAAGTTaaagtctttaactttcgaggcgTGTACTACATTGAGTGAGTGCTCTTACCTAGTGTTTCAAGTAGTTGGCGCCTCGTCAAGGAAAgacaaattttgccaaaattttcctcaagcaaactttcaaccattttcttcgggtctaaaaataaaaaagaagggtcaccatgcaacgtttggtactagagaataaaattagctgatacttacagatatttgaaattcaaaatggccgccatcccagggTTATCTCTTTgggtaaaataaattttctttcttcGAAAAAAACGAAGgctgtgaaaactttacttattCTTTACTTTTTCCATCATTAGagtaaatatataaaatacGTGTTTTACGGTAAATAGACAGACCCTAGAAAAGCACACCAACCCTAGGCATGTTTTCGTGTATTTCATAACATTGGAgtaaattctctaaattttaccagcgtcgggcaaattgtcacctgctctcgagCACATAaaaccatgtattcaggcaataatatatagtatTAACCTTTACGTCGGTCATTGACATTTTAAACTGAGAATAATATGCGCCCTGGcatttaccccccccccccagataTCGACGAATGTTCGGTCTATCAAAGGTTCTGTGAACACGAATGCGTCAATACACCGGGATCCTTCTATTGTAAATGCAACCATGGTTACCGTCTAAGCACTGATAGAAGAAGCTGCCAAGGTAAGTTTTTAGCATATAGAATTATCATTTGCCAAAATGAACATGCAAACACAGTCGACCGTCGAAGGAAAAAACTCACACCCAAGGGGGAAGCCAAAAACATGCTATGATCCAAatggtctgccaatatgagtaATAATGTTGGaccttttttggtcaatttcAATCATCAGTTGAATATCATTTACTTTCCAGCTAGtccaattttcaaagcattcACGGTACCAAAAGATCCCTATAATGCAGCCCTCGCATGTGAAAGCTATGGCTTATCTCCGGTACAAGATACAGACGAGGAGAAACATCAGCGATTGGAAGAATATATTTTTTCGACGGCATTAGAGGGTGAAAATTTCTGGTTCGATGCGAGAGCTTACACGAGCAGCTACGTAGAAAGTAGTGATGGTACGAGTTTACGACCATTTGGATTTGCCCCAGGCGAACCGAACGGAAATGGACCGTGTTTGGTTCAACAATGGTGAGATTCTAAGCATTAAATCATTCTATACAGTCAGTCACAGTCATGGATATCAAATCTTTTCACACTCACGCAATTAACTACAGCAGTACTAGAAGGTATTGCAATGATGCAGTATTTTTATGACACAtagacaacatattaaaagttaacctaaaacctaaaatacacaattttaagTAGACGCGTTCAGATAATGGTCAAAGAATCCTACTGAAAAATACATTAACGTATCCAGACTTATGCTGAAACATAAAGACAGACTGACAACAGCCAGGAAGACAGAGATATGGCCAGGTGACCATCCGTGAAAGCACTGGATAAGAATGACGTCAGACTCAAGGGAATGAATTAATGCATAGACAAAAAATGATTGCATGTGCTCACATTTAACAGTATATTATAAATCAAACCCTCATTAATAGGAATTCCATGGAGGGGCTTTACCGTTGGGATGACGATGACTGTGAATTACAGAAGATGTATATTTGTGAGAGCACTGGTAGGTTTTATTAACAAacaacttatatatatatatatatatatataatatatatatatatatatatatatatatatatatatatatatatatatatatatatatatatatatatatatatatacatgtaaatgtatatatatatatatatatatatatatatatatatatatatatatatatatatatatatatatatatatatataacacaaattactctaagtaataatatctgttacttaaaggCCTCTATTGGCACCAGAttatctcatcagaaaatttacccaccagattacaatttcaattgaaaacaaaaggctgtcacacctccataatcctcttatgtactagaacaaaggcgatcccagggatcgccaaAAGTGCCTTTAAGTTTCaagcatcctgcaatcatctgcatgaaacttaagtaacagatgtAAACCTTCTCCTTACTGACTCCCGTTGATACCTTTTCCTTGTGAACGACACCTTTGATCAGACAGTTATTTTTCAACGAGTCTTGTCTCAACAATTGTAATcgctgataacaccttcaagatgCGCGTCGCTACTCACATACAATCGTTCCGTAGCAACAAATACAGGAATAGCAGAGAGTTGTCAAaatttgcttggtttttcaaagACGAAGACCAGGTATTTGACGTCACGTgttcaattattgacaaagcaccgagttactctaacataagcaagcaaTGTAATcgttgtatatcagaaaagctacacataATCAATGCTGACAATACTACGCTGTTAAATAAACGCTTTGAGTTGGTTtgaaaatgtcgccaccaaaacaaatattatgtatcaaattttaacaccgcctacaaatagaatggtaagTCCCAAAGATGTAAATGAGAGTGTTGCTAAGAACCCTCTCACTtgtgtctgaagattgcaggatgcatgaaacttaacttacagatattattactttctacttaaagtaatttgtgtcattatttataacactttgctttatacataaatatatatatatatatatatatatatatatatatatatatatatatatatatatatatatatatcgaagtatacagatgtcctcttgggaaattacagtgctcgatgcggaaagcagaaaaataacacaaatttcttcgacattttgaaaccaactcagagcgtttgtttaaagcgaagatttgtcagcattgataatgtgacATTTCgttgtcaattattgacaaaccatcgagctactctaacataagtaagctatgtaatctttgtatatcagaagagctgcacattatcaatgctgacaaatctacgctgttaaacgaacgctctgagttggtttcaaaacgTCGCCAACAaagcaaatatttatcaaattttaacaccacctgcaaatagaatggtacgtcccacaGATGTAAATAAGGGCGTTCCTAAGAACCCTTTCACTTGTGTCTGAACGCTGCGGGATGCATAAAACTTAactaacagatattattactttgtacttgaagtaatatatacacacacacacacacacacacacacacacacatatatatatatatatatatatatatatatatatatatatatatatatatatatatatatatatatatatatatataatctgccATAATATTCCATTTGAGCGAGAAATATTCGGTAAGGTATCTTTACCGGAAAGGATGCAGCTAAAGAGTAGTTGGTAACAATTTTACAACTGTTTTTCAGAAATGTGCTTTTCATGTGCCCCAGGTACTTTATGGATTACTTTATGGATTACTGTACAGTGATTTTAGTATTCGTACGTCTAGGTATGGTACGACAATCGTCAAATCATTTAGGCTTCGAATCGCTCATGTTAGCTTTGTACAGTTTCTTGTGCAGAAATCTCACAAAAATCTCCATTACTTCTCCAGACAGGACCGAGTGTGCTGTACGTCAACAGAACATTCAGTGTGAGCGAATTTGCAAACACAGAACGGGATCATTGATCTGCGACTGTGGTAGTGATGGACCCGTCTCAGACATCAAATGTGCAGGTAGGGAAACTGCCGTTTGCAAAATGTCTATGTCTGTAaactatattttatatttctgatgTTTGAATGTATTAACATAAATTTCTTTAACTTTCAATTAATGCTGATGTCGACCATCTGTCCCTTGTTTGTTAatcattttgtttatgttttatatttttttcactgcTGTGGAatcatgtttttgtttaaaGACAATGTATATGAGCCTCTATTTGAAACAAAACTCACTGTCTCATATTGATGGAGACCAGAACAATCTCCGGGGAAATTTCCTTCAGGTTAGAAAAGAGATTAAACATGAATACAAACACGGAAGGTTTCGGCAAGAGATAGCCGGTTTGTTGAGACTGAAACTCGCCACTCTTTTGtcagaataaaaatataatggaaatacgTCAGGCCATTACATGTAACTTGTTGAAGTTGCCCGTCAGTAGGGTACGCTTTTGCTGTAAACCTGCTACAACTGACCTGACTTTAGGTTAGTCCTCGTCGAGAACGTTACCCTGAAAACAAGAGCCATTTACGTATGGATAATAACGGAATTCCAAAGCGTTTGGTCGCTGAGTCTATCCACATAGTTTTAAATATTCACTGGCTAGTAGTGCAATTTTCCtctgaaaaaatgcattttcagtACTGAACAAATTTGTACATTCATTTCTGTGTGGATAATAATGTTTTTGACGAAATACGCAACAGA is a window encoding:
- the LOC139132235 gene encoding signal peptide, CUB and EGF-like domain-containing protein 3 → MLGRYVSVDIPDRTDPLSICEAEVYGQDIRNCSDGDAAEFENLPCCPGYEHQQSKCVDIDECSVYQRFCEHECVNTPGSFYCKCNHGYRLSTDRRSCQASPIFKAFTVPKDPYNAALACESYGLSPVQDTDEEKHQRLEEYIFSTALEGENFWFDARAYTSSYVESSDGTSLRPFGFAPGEPNGNGPCLVQQWNSMEGLYRWDDDDCELQKMYICESTDRTECAVRQQNIQCERICKHRTGSLICDCGSDGPVSDIKCAEIMNCIEEGSVDSSCDRICVTEAGNDRCYCDSQSQDEGCIVYSSKCGFNEILDLNPLDIGLITFKPSVLFAVNGM